The sequence below is a genomic window from Flavobacterium sediminilitoris.
GTATTAGTAGGGCAGGAATCTAATAAGAAAGAAGATATTAAAGCAATAAAAGCGATGTGCGGCTGTTATGAAGTAAAATTTAATTTTACTGAAACTTTTCAAACAGAAAAAGATTCAACATATAAACCATCTCCTACAAAAATTGATTATGGATTAGAATGGGTAGAATTAGTTGAAGACAAATCAAATAAGTTAGTATTACAACATTTATTAATAGTTGGAGATGATGCAATTGTAAAACATTGGAGACAAGATTGGCTATATGAAAACACTGATTTTTATCAATTTTTTAAAGATAAAACATGGAAGTTTGAGAAATTAAATCCAAAAGAAGTAAAAGGGCAATGGACACAAAAAGTATATCAGGTAGATGATAGTCCAAGATATGAAGGAACTGCATCATGGATACATGCGGATGGAAAACATTATTGGATGAATACAACCGACGCACCTTTACCAAGAAGAGAACATACAATACGTAAAGATTATAATGTTTTAGAAAGAAGAAATATTCATGAAATTACAGATTATGGGTGGTTACATGAGCAAGATAATAGAAAAATTGTTCGTAATGATGATGGAAAAGATGTAGAACTGGCTCAAGAAAAAGGGTTAGATTTATATGTAAAAGTTGAAGATTCTAAGTGTGTTGCAGCTCAAAAATACTGGAAAGAAAATAAAGTAATGTGGAAAAATGTAAGAGATAAATGGGAAACGATTTTTAATAAAAACAAAGATTTAACACTTGAAAAAAGTGTAGATAAAAAACCTCTTTTTATGCATTTGTTTGATTTAAAAGGTAGTACTCCAAAAGCTGAAACGGATAAGATAATTGATTCATTTATAAAAGAATAGTCATGTGTCAATTAAAAATAATAAAAAGAACGACAAATGGACTTTTATTATTTTGTCCAAATGCAAAAATATTTCAATTATCTTTCAATAACTTGTTATTAAATTTAACAAGTTATGAGCTAGATGTTTTTATTGATTATATAAAAAATGTTGATGAAGATTATTGGGAAAAAGAATATGAAAATTCTATTTATGAGAAAAGAATTCCAATACCTACAACTCAAAAAAATTTAATGATAATGCTTGACGTATTCGAAATTAAAGAATTGAGAATATTAATGGGTGTAAAAAATAAAAATAGATTTTTAACACTTAATGAAATAGATTACAAATTAGTATTGAATTAATTTGGACTACTTGTAGTTGGTTAATTTTAAAAGAGTTTCATTTTTTAATGGAACTCTTTGTTTTTTAATAACGAAAGGATATAAAAGTTAAATCTATAGTTAGAATAGAGTTTATTAAAGTTAATAGGTTAAATTTGAATAGAATTGAATTATAAAAGTATGTTTGAAGAATATGAAAAAGCACTAGAAAAGCATCAAAAAAGCTTAAAAGTAACATCTTTGCCATTGATAAGTTGGGATTTTTATGGTTTGCAAATGCATGAAATAAAAGAGTTTAATACATTACAAAATAACTGGAAAGATAAGATTGTCTATGTTGACATTATAGAAAGTAAGAAAGTGATTATTGTTACAGACCATAATTTTAAAATTATATTCTCTTCTAGAAATGTAACTGAAATGAATGGGTATAATTATAGAGAAATAATTGGAAAATCGCCAAGAATATTTCAAGGAAAAGAAACTTCAGAAGAAACAAAAAATAATATTAGATTAGCAATAAAAGAAAGAAAGCCATTTAAAGAGGTTATTTTAAATTATAAAAAAAATGGAGAGACCTATTTATGTGAAATCGATGCTTTGCCAAAATTTGACAGAAAAGGTAATTTCTTAAATTATATTGCATTTGAAAAAACAGCATAAAAAAACCTGAGATTTCTCAGGTTTTATATTTAATCAACAATAATTTTTACGGCTGTTTTGTTTTCATCAATCGCTACAAAAGTAAATTCTCCTGTTACGGCTTTTTCACGAGTATCATTGTACATTTTTTCAATAAAAATATCAACTCTAACTTTTATACTAGTATTTCCTAAATAAGTTACTTTTCCTATAAGCTCAATAATTGTTCCATGAGGAATAGGTTTTTTAAAATCAATTTTATCACTGCTTACAGTTACCATTTTTTGTCTGCTAAAACGAGTAGCAGTTATAAAAGCCACTTCATCCATAAGCTGCATTGCTGTTCCTCCAAAAAGAGTGTCATAATGATTGGTTGTATTAGGAAAAACAGCCTTGAATACTCTAGTAATTGAACTTTCTATTCTTTTTTCTAAACTCATAATTTTAAATTTTCTAAGCGTTTTTGTTTTAAAAAAATGTACACTTATTAGTCTGTCAAAAATAGAACTTATATCAAAAATAATAGCAATATTTTATATTTAATTGAAGATATATCTCAACCCTAAAAAACCTCTTATTCCTTGGTTTGGTGCATAGACATAACTAGGGTCAAAAGTAAGTGCATAAGGATTATTTTCAGTTGGAACAGCATTTCCATTAGCATCAAATACTATATCATTATCAAAAGGATCATTTGCCCTTGCAATTAAGAAAGGATTGTTTTTATTTGGCGTCCAATTTAATAGATTTTTAATACCCCCATATAATTCAAAATATTTTAATTTTTTATATGTGAATTGAATATTTTGAATACTCCAAACAGGAGAATATTCACTTCTTGGATCTAAATCGCCAAGTAAAGGTAAACGCATAGGTCCATATAGATTACCAGTATAATCAATAGAAAGATTCCATTTTGAAATATCATAAGTAATGCCCCAAGTTGTACTAAATTTTTCAGTTAATATTGGGGTAGATAATATACCGTTTCTTTTATTTTTAGATTCTAAAGCCGTAAAGCCTACCATTGTTTTTAATCCAAAAGGGAAAATCAATTCAATATTTCCTGTTAATCCATAAGTTTTAGAATATCCATTTAAATTTGAATAAATAATTTGATTAGGATTTGTGTCATAGTCTGGAATAATTTGATTTTTAAAATGGGTGTACCAACTAGAAAATTCAATAACAGAATGAATTCCGTTTTCAAATTCGAATTTTTTTAAATAATTCAAATTAATATTATATGATTTTTCAGGATTCAGATTTTCAGTTATTATAACATCTCTAGACCCAGTTAAAGCGGCATGTTCTTCTGTAAATAGATTCACAACTCTAAATCCAGTTCCTGTATTTATTCTAAATATATCACTTTTTGAAGGCTTCCATTTATAAGCGATTCTTGGTGTAAAGATAGCACCATGAATAGAATTATAATCATATCTAGAACCAAGTAAAATGCTATGTTTTTCCGCTAACTTAATTTCATCTTGAACAAAAAAACTACTTATTTTACTTTTTTCAGATTCTATTGTGGCAGTTGTGTTATCATTATAGTATTGATAGCGAAAGGCTGCTCCAAATAATAAATCATGATTTTTTATTTTTTTATCCCACGTAAGTTGACCGTAAGTAATTTCTTGTTGAGCTAAAAACAAAATATTTCCATAAACTGAATTTTGATTATGATTAGTATAAGAAAATGAGGCATAAACATTTTCAGAAATAGGTAATTGATATTTCCCTATTAATTCATAACGCTTTGTATAAATGCTTTCTCCATAAATATCACTTCCACCACGATAATTTTTATTCCATTGCATTTCTCCGCCCCAACGATCTTCGTAAAAAAATCTTGAAGCTAAACTGAATTCTTTCTCACTTGTTCTATTAAAAGTAAATTTATTAAAAACAGAAATTCTATCTTGTAAAGTAACATCCGTAAAATTATCATGATTATTATCTATAGGGTTGCTATAATTGAAATAATTAACACCTAGTAAAGACTGAACGCTTTTTCCAATGTTATATTTTCCTCCTAAATCAATATTATTTTCAAACCAAGAAGTTGAGAAAATATCAGCATAAAACAAAGGAGCTGTTTCAGAGCTTTTGGTTATAATGTTAATTAATCCACCAACAGCTTCGCTGCCATAAAGAGAGGATGCAGGCCCTTTTACAATTTCTATCCTGTCTATTAATGAATTTGGAATTCCAGACAATCCATAAACAGTAGACAATCCACTTACTATTGGCATTCCGTCAATAGTTACCATAGTATATGGTCCTTCTAAACCATTAATATGTATATCTCCAGTATTACAAATATTACAATTAAGTTGAGGACGAACACCATTTACATTTTGTAAAGCTTCAAAAATATTTGGCGTTGGATTTTTTTTAAGAAAAGTAGCAGTATATACTTCTACAGGAACAGGAGTTTCTAATCGAGAAACTGCTTTTAATGTTCCAGTAACTACAACTTCATTAAGATTTTGACTCTCATCAAGATTAATATTTATAGTGAGTTGTGTTTCATTATATAGTATTATATTCTTTTTTTGAGTTTTAAAACCAATAAAAGAAAAATGAATAATATACTCTCCTTGAGGTATATCTTTAAGAATATAATTCCCATTCTCATCTGTATTACTACCAATATTAAGTTTTGGAATATATACAGATGCAAACGCTAAAGGTTCTTCTTTTGAAGTAATTACACCTTTTATTGTAGTTTGAGAAAAACAAAATGTAGAAAGGAGTATTGTTAATAGAAATATATTTTTCAATGTTATTTAAATAAAAATTTAGACAAAACTAAAAATATTATTTCATTAAGCAAAAATATTTTATATATATTTGCTAAAACTTTGTGTATGACGGTTTCAGAAGAAAATTATTTAAAAGTTATTTATCACCTTTCATTAGTGTCTCCAAAAGGCGTGAATACTAATGCAATTGCAGGAATGCTAGATACTAAAGCATCATCAGTAACTGACATGATTAAAAAATTAGCTGAAAAAGATTTAGTTAGCTATATAAAATATCAAGGTGTTTCTTTAACAGAAAAAGGATTGTATTCTGCCAAAATGATTGTTAGAAAACATCGTTTATGGGAAGTGTTTTTAGTTGAAAAACTAGCATTTTCTTGGGATGAGGTTCATGAAATAGCGGAAGAATTGGAACATATTAAATCTGAAAAATTGATTAATAAATTAGATGATTTTCTTGGTTTTCCTGCTTTTGATCCACATGGAGATCCAATTCCAAATTCAAACGGAGAGATAAAAAAGCTACAAAAGAAATTGTTATCAGAAGTAAGTTTAAATACTAAGTTTCAATGTGTAGGCGTAAAAGATACTTCTGTTGAATTTTTGCAATTTTTGGATAAAAAAAATATTGCATTAGGAACAGGTATAACAATTCTTGAAAAAGAAGCTTTTGATGAAACATTAAAGATAGAGGTTAATAATAAAACGATTACTATATCAAATAAAATTGCAAATAATTTATACGTTCAATAAGTATGTATCAAAATTTAATAGAATATTTAGAAAATATCGATCCTATATTGGCGGCATTCTATGCTACTATGTTTACATGGTTTGTAACAGCAGCAGGTGCTTCATTTGTTTTCTTTTTTAAAAGTATGAATAGAGTAGTTCTAGATGGAATGCTTGGATTTACAGGAGGAGTAATGGTAGCAGCTAGTTATTGGAGTTTATTAGCTCCAGCAATTGAAATGAGTGAAGGTGAAGGTTTTGTAAAAGTAATGCCAGCAGCAGTAGGGTTTTTAATGGGAGCTTTGTTTCTTTTTGCTTTAGATAAAACATTGCCTCATTTGCATATTAATTTTAAAGAAAGTGAAGGAATAAAATCACCTTGGCAACGTACAACGTTATTAGTATTAGCTATAACATTACATAATATCCCAGAAGGATTAGCTGTAGGAGTTTTATTTGGTGGAGTAGCTGCTGGAATTCCTGAAGCGTCTATTGCAGGAGCAGTAACCTTAGCTATTGGTATAGGAATTCAAAATTTTCCCGAAGGAATTGCCGTTTCAATGCCGTTGAGAAGGATGGGAATGAGTAGAAGAAAAAGCTTTATGTATGGTCAGGCTTCTGCAATTGTAGAACCTATTGCTGGAGTTATTGGAGCTTTAGCAGTAACTTTTTTCACACCTATTCTACCTTACGCATTAGCTTTTGCTGCTGGTGCGATGATATTTGTTGTTGTTGAAGAAGTAATTCCTGAAACACAACAAGATAAAAATACAGATATAGCAACTATGGGTTTTATAGGTGGTTTTATTGTGATGATGAGTTTAGATGTTGCATTAGGATAAAATGTTTATCTTAGTATTATAAATGTATTCACATGAAAGTATTGATTATAATTTTATCCGTTTTTTTAACACAATGTTCTTCTAAAAACAATATTTCTCAAGGAGAGTTGTTGTTAAACTCAACATCTAAAACAAATGTTGGAAGCGGTTATGAAATGAAGATTAGCAAATTTGTTTCTGATTCTCGTTGTCCTGAAGGAGTTAATTGTATTTGGATAGGACAAGTAGAAATGAAAATTGCAGTTTATAAAGGAGAAACTTTAGTAGAAGAAAAATTAATTATAGTTACTTCAAATACTTTTGAAGAAAATAGGACGTGGTTCTCTAAATATATAAAATTACCAGATATGTCTATTACATCAATTGTAATAACACCTAATAGAGTGAAAGATATTGAGATAAAAGAGGATGAATATAAATTGGGTATTTATTTTGAGTAGGTGTTTATTAATGACATCCACAATCATCACCACAAGAGCCTGATTTTTTAGATTTCTTTTTCCAAAAGAATTTTTTTAATAAAAAGCCAATTGCAAATGCAAGTGTTATATAGACTAATATTTGTTGAAGGTTCATGATTTTAATTTTTTAAAGTAAATTCTAAACGTATATAAGTTGTAAATTAGATAGATTCTATTTTATTTTAAAATTTGATACGCCAGTAATGCTGTTAAATAAGCAAATCCACTCATAAAGATAAATTGAATTATAGGCCATTTCCATGAATTTGTTTCTTTTTTTACAATTGCGACCGTAGAGATACACTGCATTGCAAAAGCATAAAAAAGCAATAATGAAAAGCCAGATGCAAAATTAAATATTTTCTCTCCAGTAACAGGATGAACTTCTGCCGCCATTCTGTTTTTAATTGTTATTTCTTCATCACTATGACTGCCCACATTATATATAGTAGCTAAAGTACCAACAAATACTTCTCTTGCTGCAAAAGAACTAACAACAGCAATGCTGATTTTCCAATCATATCCTAAAGGCATTAGTACAGGTTCAATTACTTTACCCATTATACCAATATATGAATTCTCTAGTTTATAACTATTAATTTTATTTTCAACTAAATCAGGATCTAATTCTATATTGTTTTCAGTAAGGTTTTTTACAATAATACTTTCAGCATTTTCAAAATTCTTACTTGGACCATGAGATCCTAGAAACCAAAGTATTACTGATAAAGCTAAGATAATTTTACCAGCTCCAGTTACAAATGATTTTGTTTTTTCAATAACGTTTAAAGCAACATTTTTAAGCATAGGAACCTTATAAGAAGGCATTTCAATAACGAAATAAGATTTACAGTTAAGTTTTAAAAAGTAATTTAAAATTACTGCTGAAAGAACAGCCATTCCAAAACCTAAAAGATATAAAAGCATTAGAGTTAATCCTTGTAAACTTAAAAACCCAAGAACTCTTTTTTCAGGAATTATTAATGAAATTAGAATAGCATAAACAGGTAATCTTGCAGAACAAGTTGTAAAAGGAGTAACCAATATTGTTATTAAGCGTTCTTTCCAGTTTTCAATATTTCTAGCTCCCATAATTGCTGGAATTGCACATGCTGTTCCAGAAATTAATGGTACGACACTCTTTCCAGATAATCCAAATTTTCGCATAATTTTATCCATAAGAAAAACAACACGACTCATATAACCACTTTCTTCTAAAACGGAAATAAATAAAAATAAAAAAGCAATTTGAGGGATGAAAATTACAATTCCACTTATTCCAGGAATAATTCCTTCACTTAAAAGATTCGTAAATTCTCCTGCTGGAAGATTGTTTTTTGTATAAGCACTTAATGATGTAAAACTCTCATCTATAAAATCCATTGGAATAGTACTCCAATCAAAAATAGATTGGAAAATTAAAAGCAGAATTCCAAAAAAGATAAGATAACCATATACTTTATGAGTAAGTATTCGATCTAATTTAGCTCTTAAATCAGTAGCTTTTGAAGCGTCTATTTTTTGCCCAATTTTTAAAGTGTCATTAATAAATTGGTATCTTTTTATAGTTTCTTTTTGCTGTAATCTTTTTAAATCACTGTGCGATTTTGTAAATGAACTTTTAATTTCATTTCTATCTAGATTTAAAAAATTCACATCTTGGGTAATCACTAACCAAAGTTTGTATAATAATTGGTTAGGAAATGCTCTTCTTAAATTATTAAAATATTCAGGATCAATACTTGATGCATTTAAACAAGGCTCTTTGGATAAAGAACTATAGTTTAAAATTAACGATTTTAGTTCATTAATTCCAGTTTTTTTTCTAGAACTTACTAATGCAATTTTAGTTTTTAATTCTTTTTCTAATATAGGAATATCAAGCTCAATTCCTTTCAACTGCATTCTATCAGCCATGTTTATGACAAGGATGGTAGGAATTTCTAAGTCTTTAATTTGGGTAAATAAGAGTAAATTTCGTTTTAAATTCTCTACTTCAGTAACTACTATTGCAACATCTGGAAAGTCTTCGTCTTTCTTGTTTAATAATAATTCAATAACAACGTTTTCATCAATTGAGCTAGCATTTAAACTATATGTTCCTGGTAAATCAATTATTTTTGCTTTTACAGAATCAGACAATTTACATGTTCCTTGCTTTTTTTCAACAGTAATTCCTGGATAGTTTCCAACTTGTTGATTTAAACCAGTTAATTGATTAAAAACAGATGTTTTTCCTACATTAGGATTTCCTATTAAAGCAACTTTTATAGTAGAATTTGACATTAATTAGATGGTATTTTCAGTAGTTACGAATATTTCATTTGCTGTTTCTTTTCGAATAGCAACGTGAGAATCGTTTATATTAAAATAATATGGATCGCCAAAAGGAGCGATTTGAATCAATTGAATAGAATTACCAGGTAAGCAACCCATTTCTAAAAGCTTCAAAGGAATTTCATCAATATTAATTTCATCAATTAATCCTTTTTCTCCTATTTTTAAATTAGATAATATTTTTCTCAAACCTTATTTAGATTGAATTAAAATACAAATGTAGCTAATAATTTAGAAAAAGAATGATAAATAAATTATAAAATATTGAAGTTAATTATTGCAAAGGAAAAGAATATCTTCATAAAGTTTTTTTACTTCTTCTAGATTAGTTCCATCATAAAACCCTCTGATTCTTCTTTTTTGATCTACAAGGATAAAGTTTTCAGTATGTACCATATCATACATTTCATCTATATTTCCAGTTTTAACTGCTAAGTATGATTTTCTGGCAATGTAATAAATGTCTTTTTTATTTCCAGTAACCAAATTCCATTTTTCATCTATTACTCCTTTTTCTTGAGCATATTTTTTTAAAACAGGAACACTATCAATATCAGGAGTTACAGAATGAGATAATAGCATTACTTTCGGATTGTCTTTAATCTTTTCTTGTAACCAAACCATATTATCAGTCATTTTTGGACAAATTGAAGGACAAGTTGTGAAAAAGAAATCAGCCACATATATTTTATCCTTATAATCTTCCTGAGTAACTATTTTTCCATTTTGATTAGTAAAAGAAAAATCAGCTATGAAGTGTTTATATCCAATGTGTTGAATTGTAGTATCTACAAGCTCTGGATTTACATCTCTTGGAGTATAGATTCGTAATTTTTTTTGCGGTTTTGTAAGAGTATATATCCCAATGAATATTCCAATTAGAATGAATATGAATACAACTATAAACCAAATATGTGCTTTCTTGTTTAATCTCATAATTAATGCAAAATTAATTTTTTTTAAAAGATAAATAGCAAAAAGGGTGTTAATGTTAGATGAGTTACATTAGTTTTGGTAGGATTAAGATTTATTTGTAGTCTATTAATTAAGGGTGTAAGAATCATAAAAAAATCATAAATTCTGATTGTTTTTCTTAGTCTACTTTTGTGATTTTAATAATAATAAAAATGATCTTAAAATAGTTAAATATCAAGTTTAGTCAAATAAAGTATATTTTAAACTTATAAAACATGTTGACTATTAATATAGAAATTAATTTAACAACTACTATAAAAAGATATAGTTTGTTAAAATTAATTATAAAAAAGACATTATTTCTAAAAGAATTGTTAAAGAATAAAAGGGAGTTTCCCGAACCAATTGAAATAAAGTATATTTGTTTTCGCTACTATAACTTTAAAAAATTAACCAGAATGAAGAATTATATTTTTAAAGGGAGCATTTGCATCCTTTTATTAGCTACAACATTAAACTCTTGTAAAACAGGGAAAACAACAAAAAAAGAAATTGTTGGTATAAATACAAATTATATGGACAAATCAGTTCGACCAGCTGACGACTTTTTTCGTTATGTAAATGGAAAATGGTTAGACAATACAGAAATACCTTCAGATAGAACAAGATGGGGAAGTTTTGATGAACTAAGAAAGAAAACAGACGAAGATGTAATGTTTATCTTAAAAAAGGCATTAGTAGACAGAACAATTGAACCAAATTCTGATCAAGGTAAAGCG
It includes:
- a CDS encoding TonB-dependent receptor, which codes for MKNIFLLTILLSTFCFSQTTIKGVITSKEEPLAFASVYIPKLNIGSNTDENGNYILKDIPQGEYIIHFSFIGFKTQKKNIILYNETQLTININLDESQNLNEVVVTGTLKAVSRLETPVPVEVYTATFLKKNPTPNIFEALQNVNGVRPQLNCNICNTGDIHINGLEGPYTMVTIDGMPIVSGLSTVYGLSGIPNSLIDRIEIVKGPASSLYGSEAVGGLINIITKSSETAPLFYADIFSTSWFENNIDLGGKYNIGKSVQSLLGVNYFNYSNPIDNNHDNFTDVTLQDRISVFNKFTFNRTSEKEFSLASRFFYEDRWGGEMQWNKNYRGGSDIYGESIYTKRYELIGKYQLPISENVYASFSYTNHNQNSVYGNILFLAQQEITYGQLTWDKKIKNHDLLFGAAFRYQYYNDNTTATIESEKSKISSFFVQDEIKLAEKHSILLGSRYDYNSIHGAIFTPRIAYKWKPSKSDIFRINTGTGFRVVNLFTEEHAALTGSRDVIITENLNPEKSYNINLNYLKKFEFENGIHSVIEFSSWYTHFKNQIIPDYDTNPNQIIYSNLNGYSKTYGLTGNIELIFPFGLKTMVGFTALESKNKRNGILSTPILTEKFSTTWGITYDISKWNLSIDYTGNLYGPMRLPLLGDLDPRSEYSPVWSIQNIQFTYKKLKYFELYGGIKNLLNWTPNKNNPFLIARANDPFDNDIVFDANGNAVPTENNPYALTFDPSYVYAPNQGIRGFLGLRYIFN
- the feoB gene encoding ferrous iron transport protein B: MSNSTIKVALIGNPNVGKTSVFNQLTGLNQQVGNYPGITVEKKQGTCKLSDSVKAKIIDLPGTYSLNASSIDENVVIELLLNKKDEDFPDVAIVVTEVENLKRNLLLFTQIKDLEIPTILVINMADRMQLKGIELDIPILEKELKTKIALVSSRKKTGINELKSLILNYSSLSKEPCLNASSIDPEYFNNLRRAFPNQLLYKLWLVITQDVNFLNLDRNEIKSSFTKSHSDLKRLQQKETIKRYQFINDTLKIGQKIDASKATDLRAKLDRILTHKVYGYLIFFGILLLIFQSIFDWSTIPMDFIDESFTSLSAYTKNNLPAGEFTNLLSEGIIPGISGIVIFIPQIAFLFLFISVLEESGYMSRVVFLMDKIMRKFGLSGKSVVPLISGTACAIPAIMGARNIENWKERLITILVTPFTTCSARLPVYAILISLIIPEKRVLGFLSLQGLTLMLLYLLGFGMAVLSAVILNYFLKLNCKSYFVIEMPSYKVPMLKNVALNVIEKTKSFVTGAGKIILALSVILWFLGSHGPSKNFENAESIIVKNLTENNIELDPDLVENKINSYKLENSYIGIMGKVIEPVLMPLGYDWKISIAVVSSFAAREVFVGTLATIYNVGSHSDEEITIKNRMAAEVHPVTGEKIFNFASGFSLLLFYAFAMQCISTVAIVKKETNSWKWPIIQFIFMSGFAYLTALLAYQILK
- a CDS encoding SCO family protein codes for the protein MRLNKKAHIWFIVVFIFILIGIFIGIYTLTKPQKKLRIYTPRDVNPELVDTTIQHIGYKHFIADFSFTNQNGKIVTQEDYKDKIYVADFFFTTCPSICPKMTDNMVWLQEKIKDNPKVMLLSHSVTPDIDSVPVLKKYAQEKGVIDEKWNLVTGNKKDIYYIARKSYLAVKTGNIDEMYDMVHTENFILVDQKRRIRGFYDGTNLEEVKKLYEDILFLCNN
- a CDS encoding DUF6686 family protein, with translation MCQLKIIKRTTNGLLLFCPNAKIFQLSFNNLLLNLTSYELDVFIDYIKNVDEDYWEKEYENSIYEKRIPIPTTQKNLMIMLDVFEIKELRILMGVKNKNRFLTLNEIDYKLVLN
- a CDS encoding FeoB-associated Cys-rich membrane protein gives rise to the protein MNLQQILVYITLAFAIGFLLKKFFWKKKSKKSGSCGDDCGCH
- a CDS encoding FeoA family protein; translation: MRKILSNLKIGEKGLIDEINIDEIPLKLLEMGCLPGNSIQLIQIAPFGDPYYFNINDSHVAIRKETANEIFVTTENTI
- a CDS encoding DUF6607 family protein, which gives rise to MKIKPTCMIASIMLVSSVLVGQESNKKEDIKAIKAMCGCYEVKFNFTETFQTEKDSTYKPSPTKIDYGLEWVELVEDKSNKLVLQHLLIVGDDAIVKHWRQDWLYENTDFYQFFKDKTWKFEKLNPKEVKGQWTQKVYQVDDSPRYEGTASWIHADGKHYWMNTTDAPLPRREHTIRKDYNVLERRNIHEITDYGWLHEQDNRKIVRNDDGKDVELAQEKGLDLYVKVEDSKCVAAQKYWKENKVMWKNVRDKWETIFNKNKDLTLEKSVDKKPLFMHLFDLKGSTPKAETDKIIDSFIKE
- a CDS encoding acyl-CoA thioesterase; amino-acid sequence: MSLEKRIESSITRVFKAVFPNTTNHYDTLFGGTAMQLMDEVAFITATRFSRQKMVTVSSDKIDFKKPIPHGTIIELIGKVTYLGNTSIKVRVDIFIEKMYNDTREKAVTGEFTFVAIDENKTAVKIIVD
- a CDS encoding metal-dependent transcriptional regulator; translation: MTVSEENYLKVIYHLSLVSPKGVNTNAIAGMLDTKASSVTDMIKKLAEKDLVSYIKYQGVSLTEKGLYSAKMIVRKHRLWEVFLVEKLAFSWDEVHEIAEELEHIKSEKLINKLDDFLGFPAFDPHGDPIPNSNGEIKKLQKKLLSEVSLNTKFQCVGVKDTSVEFLQFLDKKNIALGTGITILEKEAFDETLKIEVNNKTITISNKIANNLYVQ
- a CDS encoding ZIP family metal transporter, whose amino-acid sequence is MYQNLIEYLENIDPILAAFYATMFTWFVTAAGASFVFFFKSMNRVVLDGMLGFTGGVMVAASYWSLLAPAIEMSEGEGFVKVMPAAVGFLMGALFLFALDKTLPHLHINFKESEGIKSPWQRTTLLVLAITLHNIPEGLAVGVLFGGVAAGIPEASIAGAVTLAIGIGIQNFPEGIAVSMPLRRMGMSRRKSFMYGQASAIVEPIAGVIGALAVTFFTPILPYALAFAAGAMIFVVVEEVIPETQQDKNTDIATMGFIGGFIVMMSLDVALG
- a CDS encoding PAS domain-containing protein; translated protein: MFEEYEKALEKHQKSLKVTSLPLISWDFYGLQMHEIKEFNTLQNNWKDKIVYVDIIESKKVIIVTDHNFKIIFSSRNVTEMNGYNYREIIGKSPRIFQGKETSEETKNNIRLAIKERKPFKEVILNYKKNGETYLCEIDALPKFDRKGNFLNYIAFEKTA